The following coding sequences lie in one Flavobacterium cyclinae genomic window:
- a CDS encoding shikimate dehydrogenase family protein yields MKKKTKKQLKFGLIGRNISYSFSKKYFNEKFEIGHFDNCEYKNYDIESIKDFPKTITEIKGLRGLNVTIPYKEEVIPYLDKLSKTAKKIGAVNCITISKKKNLKGYNTDYFGFKKSIKPLLKEHHKKALILGTGGASKAIAYALRTLKIEYDFVSRTADEFQYKYEELDATIFEEYTIIINTTPVGTYPNIDDCPKLDYSLFTKKHIAYDLIYNPEETAFLRNAKEQGAVTKNGYEMLVLQAEKAWKIWNE; encoded by the coding sequence ATGAAAAAGAAAACTAAAAAACAGTTGAAATTTGGCTTAATTGGTCGAAACATAAGCTATTCTTTTTCTAAAAAGTATTTCAATGAAAAGTTTGAAATAGGTCATTTTGATAATTGTGAATACAAGAATTACGACATTGAAAGCATTAAAGACTTTCCAAAAACAATCACTGAAATAAAAGGTTTACGTGGTTTAAATGTAACAATTCCGTATAAAGAAGAGGTTATTCCGTATTTAGATAAATTATCAAAAACGGCAAAAAAAATTGGTGCTGTAAACTGTATTACAATTTCAAAAAAGAAAAATCTAAAAGGTTACAATACCGATTATTTTGGATTTAAAAAATCAATAAAACCCTTATTAAAAGAACACCATAAAAAAGCATTGATATTAGGAACAGGAGGCGCCAGTAAAGCAATTGCTTATGCTTTACGAACTTTAAAAATCGAATACGATTTTGTTTCAAGAACTGCCGATGAGTTTCAATACAAATATGAAGAGTTAGACGCCACTATTTTTGAAGAATACACTATAATCATCAATACCACTCCAGTTGGCACCTATCCGAATATTGATGATTGTCCAAAACTAGATTATAGCTTGTTTACCAAAAAACATATTGCTTACGACTTAATTTATAATCCAGAAGAAACCGCATTTTTAAGAAACGCAAAAGAGCAAGGAGCCGTGACTAAAAATGGTTATGAAATGTTGGTTTTACAAGCGGAAAAGGCTTGGAAGATTTGGAATGAGTAA
- a CDS encoding DUF349 domain-containing protein: protein MSEATHDNLQNADGQDQMEQLDGVTIISQSVLEEIDNSNAEESEDDTIKEKHEIPVLDYDAMSMEALTDELEKLVDNEKVMAIKDHVEGIRKAFSDKYHHFIDEKKEEFLSQNNEEGLEFEYHFPLKNKFDSIYNTYKSNKAKYFKQLQNNLEQNFAVRESLIEELKNLIDSGDASISDMFKKVNEIRERWKNAGAIPRDKYNILWNNYHFHMERFYDIMHLDKEARDLDLKNNLEQKQAIIAKAKELLNEADVMKAFRELQLLHRVWKEEIGPVDREHREAIWNEFSEITKQMHDKREGLYAEARAKESDNLAVKNEIISQIIALGNEKIDSHSGWQAQIQKMEALREAFFKAGKVPAEVTEETWANFKNAVRAFNANKNVFYKDIKNEQQDNLNKKLALVEKAKSLQDSTDFAATTPIMKKIQDDWKKIGHVPRKYSDSVWKDFKDACNAYFDRMHEARNAETSEEVEAFEKKKAFLEELKSFTLTGEHKADLDAIKAHIATWKTFGKVPYNRRHIEGKFNKILDALFEKLSLSKKDTEMMRFNNRLEQLAEGDDRRALEQEQFFIRKKIDEVQSEIFQLENNIQFISSSSKGENPFIKEVQKSIERHKDDLKLWKEKLQQIKNM from the coding sequence ATGTCAGAAGCAACACATGATAACCTGCAGAACGCAGATGGACAAGACCAAATGGAACAATTAGATGGTGTGACCATTATTAGTCAATCGGTATTAGAGGAAATAGACAATTCTAATGCAGAAGAAAGCGAAGATGATACAATAAAAGAAAAGCACGAAATTCCGGTATTGGATTACGATGCGATGTCGATGGAAGCCTTAACCGATGAATTAGAAAAATTAGTCGACAATGAAAAAGTAATGGCGATTAAAGACCATGTTGAAGGCATCAGAAAAGCTTTTTCGGACAAATATCACCATTTTATAGACGAGAAAAAAGAGGAATTCTTATCTCAAAACAACGAAGAAGGTTTAGAGTTTGAATATCATTTCCCATTAAAAAATAAGTTTGATTCTATTTACAACACCTATAAATCAAACAAAGCGAAATACTTTAAACAATTACAAAACAATTTAGAACAAAACTTTGCGGTACGCGAAAGCTTAATCGAAGAATTAAAAAACCTTATCGATTCAGGCGATGCAAGTATTAGCGATATGTTCAAAAAAGTAAACGAAATTCGCGAACGTTGGAAAAATGCCGGTGCAATTCCAAGAGATAAATACAACATCTTGTGGAACAACTACCATTTTCACATGGAGCGTTTTTACGACATCATGCACTTAGACAAAGAAGCGCGTGATTTAGATTTGAAAAACAATTTAGAGCAAAAGCAAGCTATAATTGCCAAAGCCAAAGAATTGTTGAACGAAGCTGACGTGATGAAAGCGTTCCGTGAATTGCAATTATTACACCGCGTTTGGAAAGAAGAAATTGGTCCGGTTGATCGTGAACACAGAGAAGCAATTTGGAACGAATTCAGTGAAATCACCAAACAAATGCACGATAAACGTGAAGGTTTATATGCTGAAGCAAGAGCAAAAGAATCAGACAACTTAGCGGTTAAAAATGAAATTATTTCGCAAATTATCGCTTTAGGAAACGAGAAAATCGATTCGCACAGTGGATGGCAAGCGCAAATTCAGAAAATGGAAGCGCTGCGTGAAGCGTTCTTTAAAGCAGGAAAAGTACCAGCAGAAGTAACGGAGGAAACTTGGGCTAACTTTAAAAATGCAGTTAGAGCTTTTAATGCGAATAAAAATGTTTTCTATAAAGATATTAAAAACGAGCAACAAGATAATTTAAATAAAAAATTAGCTTTAGTAGAAAAAGCAAAATCGTTGCAAGACAGCACAGATTTTGCTGCTACAACTCCAATTATGAAGAAAATTCAAGACGATTGGAAGAAAATTGGGCACGTACCTCGTAAATATTCTGACAGTGTTTGGAAAGACTTTAAAGATGCTTGTAATGCATATTTCGACAGAATGCATGAAGCAAGAAATGCCGAAACTAGTGAAGAAGTAGAAGCATTTGAAAAGAAAAAAGCATTTTTAGAAGAGTTAAAATCATTCACTTTAACTGGCGAACACAAAGCAGATTTGGATGCAATTAAAGCTCATATTGCGACTTGGAAAACCTTTGGAAAAGTACCTTATAACAGAAGACATATTGAAGGAAAATTCAATAAAATTTTAGATGCCTTGTTTGAAAAACTAAGCCTATCTAAAAAAGACACTGAAATGATGCGTTTTAATAATCGCTTAGAGCAATTAGCAGAAGGCGACGACCGCAGAGCTTTAGAACAAGAGCAATTCTTCATTAGAAAGAAAATCGACGAAGTACAAAGCGAAATTTTCCAGTTAGAAAACAACATTCAGTTTATTAGCAGTAGTTCGAAAGGTGAAAATCCTTTTATTAAAGAAGTTCAAAAAAGCATTGAACGCCACAAAGACGACTTGAAATTGTGGAAAGAAAAGCTACAGCAAATTAAAAATATGTAA
- the mazG gene encoding nucleoside triphosphate pyrophosphohydrolase — protein MNTRQQQLQAFNRLLDIMDDLREKCPWDKKQTLESLRHLTIEETYELGDAILDNDLQEIKKELGDLLLHIVFYAKIGSETNDFDIADVANSICDKLIDRHPHIYSDVVVADEEEVKQNWEKLKLKEGKKSVLEGVPKSLPALVKASRIQDKVKGVGFDWEEPHQVWDKVQEELNELQVEVQAGNQDKIEAEFGDVLFSMINYARFLKVNPEDALERTNKKFIKRFQYLESKATELGKPLADMTLAEMDVFWEEAKNL, from the coding sequence ATGAACACACGCCAACAACAACTACAAGCTTTCAACCGACTTTTAGATATCATGGACGATTTACGCGAAAAATGTCCGTGGGATAAAAAACAAACACTTGAAAGTCTTCGTCATTTGACGATTGAAGAAACCTACGAATTAGGCGACGCCATTTTAGATAACGATTTACAGGAAATCAAAAAAGAGTTGGGCGATTTGTTATTACATATTGTCTTTTATGCCAAAATTGGTAGCGAAACCAATGATTTTGATATCGCTGATGTTGCGAATTCCATTTGTGATAAATTAATTGATCGTCATCCACATATTTATAGCGATGTGGTGGTGGCTGACGAAGAGGAAGTAAAGCAAAATTGGGAAAAATTAAAACTGAAAGAAGGCAAAAAATCAGTATTAGAAGGTGTGCCAAAAAGTTTGCCTGCGTTAGTAAAAGCAAGTCGCATTCAAGATAAGGTAAAAGGCGTTGGATTTGATTGGGAAGAACCGCACCAAGTTTGGGACAAAGTACAAGAAGAACTAAACGAACTTCAAGTTGAGGTACAAGCCGGCAATCAAGATAAAATAGAAGCCGAATTTGGCGATGTTTTGTTTTCCATGATAAACTATGCCAGATTCTTAAAAGTAAACCCAGAAGACGCTTTAGAACGCACGAATAAAAAATTCATCAAACGTTTTCAATATTTAGAAAGTAAAGCCACAGAATTAGGCAAACCTTTAGCCGATATGACGTTAGCTGAAATGGATGTTTTTTGGGAAGAAGCGAAGAATTTGTAG
- a CDS encoding DUF5606 family protein, which yields MSIQKILAISGKPGLYELKIQTRTGFVAESLLDGKKITVGMRANVSLLSEIAVYTYSEEVRLAEVFKSIATKENDGLAMSHKEDDAKLKAYFREILPEFDEDRVYTSDIKKILNWYNLLQPKGFVSVEALTKEIKQEEETPAAE from the coding sequence ATGAGCATTCAAAAAATATTAGCTATTTCTGGGAAACCAGGTTTATATGAATTAAAAATTCAAACACGTACAGGATTTGTTGCCGAATCTTTATTAGACGGAAAAAAGATAACAGTAGGAATGAGAGCAAATGTAAGTTTGTTGTCTGAAATTGCAGTTTATACATACTCTGAAGAAGTTCGTTTAGCGGAAGTTTTCAAATCTATCGCTACAAAAGAAAATGATGGTTTAGCAATGTCTCATAAAGAAGATGATGCTAAATTAAAAGCTTACTTTAGAGAAATTTTACCAGAATTTGATGAGGACAGAGTATATACTTCTGATATCAAGAAAATCTTAAACTGGTACAACTTATTACAACCAAAAGGTTTTGTTTCTGTAGAAGCATTAACAAAAGAAATCAAACAAGAAGAAGAAACTCCAGCTGCTGAATAA
- the def gene encoding peptide deformylase, whose product MILPIYGYGEPVLRKVGEDITPEYPNLKETIANMYETMYHAHGVGLAAPQVGLPIRLFIVDTEPFSDSDDVSKEEAALMKDFKKTFINAKIIKEEGDIWGFNEGCLSIPDVREDVFRHDKITIEYMDEDFNKKTEVYDGLIARVIQHEYDHIEGILFTDHLSMLKKKLIGKKLQNIMDGKARPDYKMKYVNKKGR is encoded by the coding sequence ATGATTTTACCAATATACGGATACGGAGAACCAGTTTTACGTAAAGTAGGAGAGGATATAACTCCAGAATATCCAAATCTAAAAGAAACAATTGCTAATATGTATGAAACCATGTATCATGCACATGGCGTAGGATTGGCGGCTCCACAAGTTGGATTGCCTATTCGTTTGTTCATTGTTGATACCGAACCTTTTTCTGATAGTGATGACGTTTCTAAAGAAGAAGCTGCCTTAATGAAAGATTTCAAAAAGACGTTTATTAATGCAAAAATCATCAAAGAAGAAGGTGATATTTGGGGATTCAACGAAGGTTGTTTAAGTATTCCCGATGTACGTGAAGATGTTTTTCGTCATGATAAAATTACGATAGAGTATATGGACGAAGACTTTAATAAAAAGACTGAAGTTTACGATGGTTTAATCGCGCGTGTTATTCAGCATGAATACGATCATATTGAAGGAATCTTATTTACAGATCATCTTTCAATGTTGAAAAAGAAGTTAATAGGGAAAAAATTGCAAAACATTATGGATGGTAAAGCAAGACCCGATTATAAAATGAAATACGTAAACAAAAAAGGACGTTAA
- the ruvX gene encoding Holliday junction resolvase RuvX — protein sequence MRILAIDYGIKRTGIAVTDEMQMIAFGLTTVASETAISFLKDYFGKEKVEKVILGEPKQMDGTPSQSAEIINKFLETFKSNFPEMPVERVDERFTSKMAFQTMIDSGLKKKQRQNKALVDEIAATIMLQDYLHYKK from the coding sequence ATGCGAATTTTAGCAATAGATTACGGAATAAAACGGACAGGAATAGCTGTTACCGATGAAATGCAGATGATAGCTTTTGGCTTAACTACTGTAGCTTCTGAAACGGCAATTTCTTTTTTAAAGGATTATTTTGGTAAAGAAAAAGTAGAGAAAGTAATTTTGGGCGAACCAAAGCAAATGGATGGAACGCCTTCGCAAAGTGCGGAAATAATCAATAAATTTCTTGAGACTTTCAAAAGTAATTTTCCTGAAATGCCTGTTGAACGTGTAGATGAACGTTTTACTTCTAAAATGGCATTTCAAACCATGATTGATAGCGGTTTAAAGAAAAAACAACGTCAAAATAAAGCTTTGGTTGACGAAATTGCCGCAACAATTATGCTTCAGGATTATTTACATTACAAAAAATAG
- the mqo gene encoding malate dehydrogenase (quinone), which translates to MEIKADIVLVGSGIMSATLGTLLKQLQPNISIEIFEKLDAISTESSDAWNNAGTGHSAFCELNYTPQDSKGNINISKAIQIAEQFEVSRQFWSYLVKENLIQTPEKFIKTVPHVSFVWGKNNVSFLKKRYKLMTQSPLFKEMKLSVDPTELKEWMPLVMEGRNEDEQVAGTFMQRGTDVNFGNLTRQMFGYLQSQQDVNMHFQHEVAKLKKNINNEWVVKVKDLQTGKKRKIITKFIFIGAGGGSLPLLEKSKIFEGKGFGGFPVSGQWLRCTNETIIKQHHAKVYGKAAIGAPPMSVPHLDTRVIGGKQELLFGPYAGFTTKFLKKGSYFDLLKSIKTSNLWPMLYAGANNIPLTKYLIEQVMQSHEERVEALKEYFPNAKPEDWVLEQAGNRVQIIKKDENGKGILQFGTEIVSSSDCTLAALLGASPGASTAVSVMIELLERCFGEQIKSADWQSKMKIMIPSYGAQLNENEELFTQVKSSTAKILQLEE; encoded by the coding sequence ATGGAAATAAAAGCAGATATTGTATTGGTTGGTTCAGGAATAATGAGCGCTACTTTAGGGACTTTATTAAAACAATTACAGCCTAATATTTCAATTGAAATTTTTGAAAAATTAGATGCTATTTCTACTGAAAGTTCTGATGCATGGAATAATGCAGGAACAGGTCATTCTGCTTTTTGCGAATTAAATTATACACCTCAAGACAGTAAAGGGAATATAAATATTTCTAAAGCAATCCAGATTGCTGAGCAATTTGAGGTTTCAAGACAATTTTGGTCATATTTGGTTAAAGAAAACTTAATCCAAACCCCTGAAAAGTTTATTAAAACAGTTCCTCATGTTAGTTTTGTTTGGGGTAAAAACAATGTCTCTTTTTTAAAGAAGCGATATAAGTTGATGACACAATCACCATTGTTTAAAGAAATGAAACTTTCAGTTGACCCTACAGAATTGAAAGAATGGATGCCTTTAGTAATGGAGGGAAGAAATGAAGATGAGCAAGTAGCTGGAACTTTTATGCAACGTGGAACTGATGTGAATTTTGGAAATTTAACACGTCAAATGTTTGGTTATTTGCAAAGTCAGCAAGATGTAAATATGCATTTTCAGCATGAAGTTGCCAAGTTGAAGAAAAATATAAATAATGAATGGGTTGTAAAGGTTAAAGATTTGCAAACTGGAAAAAAAAGAAAAATAATAACAAAATTTATCTTCATTGGTGCAGGTGGTGGCTCATTACCTTTGTTAGAAAAATCTAAAATTTTTGAAGGAAAAGGTTTTGGAGGTTTTCCAGTTAGTGGTCAATGGCTGCGTTGCACAAATGAAACTATCATCAAACAACATCATGCAAAAGTTTATGGTAAAGCTGCAATAGGAGCACCTCCAATGTCGGTTCCTCATTTAGATACTCGTGTTATCGGTGGGAAACAAGAATTATTATTTGGTCCCTATGCCGGATTTACAACTAAATTTTTGAAGAAAGGTTCGTATTTTGATTTATTGAAATCAATAAAAACGAGTAATCTTTGGCCAATGTTATATGCTGGAGCAAATAATATACCGCTTACAAAATATTTAATTGAACAAGTAATGCAATCGCATGAAGAACGTGTTGAAGCATTAAAAGAATATTTCCCTAATGCTAAACCAGAAGATTGGGTTTTAGAACAAGCAGGGAATCGAGTTCAAATTATTAAGAAAGATGAAAATGGTAAAGGAATATTGCAATTTGGTACAGAAATCGTTTCTTCTTCGGATTGTACTTTAGCCGCTTTATTAGGTGCTTCTCCTGGAGCTTCTACTGCGGTTTCAGTAATGATTGAATTACTCGAAAGATGTTTTGGTGAACAAATAAAATCGGCTGATTGGCAATCAAAAATGAAAATAATGATTCCCTCTTATGGTGCTCAACTAAACGAAAATGAAGAATTGTTTACTCAAGTAAAATCAAGTACAGCTAAAATATTACAATTAGAAGAATAG
- a CDS encoding 2,3,4,5-tetrahydropyridine-2,6-dicarboxylate N-succinyltransferase translates to MNSLQSTIEQAWENRALLQEETTQKAIREVIELLDSGKLRVAEPVDPEVSGGWKVNEWVKKAVVMYFPIQKMETWESGIFEYHDKMLLKRNYAEKGIRVVPNAVARYGAYISSGVIMMPSYVNIGAYVDEGTMVDTWATVGSCAQIGKHVHLSGGVGIGGVLEPLQAAPVIIEDGAFIGSRCIVVEGVHVGKEAVLGANVCLTGSTKIIDVTGNEPLEYKGVVPARSVVIPGSYTKKFPAGEYQVPCAIIIGQRKPSTDLKTSLNDALREYNVAV, encoded by the coding sequence ATGAATAGCTTACAATCAACAATAGAACAAGCTTGGGAAAACCGCGCTTTACTTCAAGAAGAAACTACGCAAAAAGCCATAAGAGAAGTAATAGAATTATTAGATAGTGGAAAACTTCGTGTGGCTGAACCAGTTGATCCCGAAGTTTCGGGAGGCTGGAAAGTAAACGAATGGGTGAAAAAAGCTGTGGTAATGTACTTCCCAATTCAAAAAATGGAAACTTGGGAATCGGGTATTTTTGAATATCACGACAAAATGTTATTAAAACGCAATTATGCTGAAAAAGGAATTCGTGTAGTTCCTAATGCTGTTGCACGATATGGTGCTTATATATCAAGTGGTGTTATTATGATGCCTAGTTATGTTAACATTGGCGCATATGTTGATGAAGGCACAATGGTTGATACATGGGCAACAGTAGGAAGTTGTGCTCAAATTGGAAAACATGTTCATTTAAGTGGTGGTGTAGGAATTGGTGGTGTTTTAGAACCATTACAAGCTGCTCCTGTAATCATTGAAGATGGTGCATTCATTGGCTCAAGATGTATTGTAGTTGAAGGAGTTCACGTTGGAAAAGAAGCGGTTCTAGGTGCTAATGTATGCTTAACAGGTTCTACAAAAATTATTGACGTAACAGGTAATGAACCCTTAGAATATAAAGGAGTGGTTCCAGCTCGTTCGGTAGTAATTCCTGGAAGTTATACAAAGAAATTCCCTGCTGGAGAATATCAAGTTCCATGTGCCATCATCATTGGACAAAGAAAACCTTCAACCGATTTGAAAACTTCTTTGAATGATGCTTTAAGAGAATATAATGTAGCGGTATAA